The following are encoded together in the Xiphophorus hellerii strain 12219 chromosome 3, Xiphophorus_hellerii-4.1, whole genome shotgun sequence genome:
- the g6fl gene encoding g6f-like → MESGFFCFILASCLAVYSSYTVSSHREWDEVVMVEQNTSATLVCTGARLRGDISINWKVKSVDTDEWKLILSASEKKKFSGGASKPSMRLTDDDFRNTGDFSLVVSPEVADAGLYSCLIQKQERKVKERIFLLTVLTVGFFPPLPVRQYSTLRLFARAIPDISVSEITWTAPGGSPMKTEKWPNSGTVTKVPQVQNADGGTYTCTVYPRGNSSGALAVRVDVRVDANNVASFTNISHRNEIFTATQAQKSFLLVCPSSQGDYVRLHWLFPDTKNYSKIKLVYHYDRWRGFTSKHSSKLQLAGPPYNPQAGSFSFLLTPDLKDGGLYVCEVSLNDVVFSQRTRLSVLKVKTSHYPSKLNLLCLYSERANVQGAVWQHDNKSRRLQMSSSGPGSISTTLPLPITPVVAGNYTCTLQLKNGQSIQAVQAVTAPPTESVTPSFLHPSLSALLLLVPLVSAAVGVLLWRQKHISDRGIEQSLSVQSGESENIYENPEDIRQAPPQGSVYMDLKPRGDNDIYKELERYEQCQG, encoded by the exons ATGGAGTCTgggtttttctgctttattctcGCGTCTTGCCTTGCAGTTTATTCTTCTTACACAGTCAGCTCACACAGAG AGTGGGATGAAGTTGTGATGGTTGAACAAAACACATCCGCCACCTTGGTCTGTACTGGTGCCAGACTCCGAGGCGACATATCCATTAACTGGAAGGTGAAGTCGGTGGACACGGATGAATGGAAACTGATTCTCTCAGCCAGcgagaagaaaaagttttctgGAGGTGCCTCGAAGCCATCCATGCGATTGACTGACGACGACTTTCGAAACACGGGGGATTTCTCGCTGGTTGTTTCACCCGAAGTGGCGGACGCAGGACTCTACTCGTGCCTCATCCAGAAACAGGAGAGGAAAGTGAAGGAGAGGATTTTCCTTTTGACAGTCCTCACAG TTGGCTTCTTTCCCCCTCTGCCCGTCCGTCAGTACAGCACCCTGCGGCTGTTCGCCAGAGCCATTCCTGACATTTCTGTCTCCGAAATCACCTGGACGGCACCTGGCGGCTCTCCCATGAAGACAGAGAAGTGGCCAAACTCAGGCACGGTGACTAAAGTGCCGCAGGTCCAGAACGCCGACGGCGGGACTTACACCTGTACGGTTTACCCCCGGGGTAACTCCAGCGGTGCGCTGGCTGTGCGTGTGGACGTGAGAGTTGACG CCAACAATGTGGCCTCATTCACCAATATTTCACACC GAAATGAGATCTTCACTGCCACTCAGGCTCAAAAATCCTTCCTCCTGGTCTGTCCCAGCAGCCAGGGTGACTATGTTCGGCTTCACTGGCTTTTCCCAGACACCAAAAATTACAGCAAGATTAAGCTAGTGTACCACTACGACCGCTGGAGGGGTTTCACCTCCAAGCACAGCAGCAAGCTCCAGCTAGCCGGACCGCCGTACAACCCACAGGCTGGGAGCTTCTCCTTCCTACTCACCCCTGATTTGAAAGATGGAGGCCTCTACGTTTGCGAAGTGTCTCTCAATGACGTTGTCTTCAGCCAGAGGACAAGACTCAGCGTTCTGAAAG TGAAAACCAGCCATTATCCCTCGAAGCTGAATCTTCTGTGCCTGTACTCAGAGCGCGCCAACGTTCAGGGCGCGGTGTGGCAACATGACAATAAAAGTCGGCGGCTGCAGATGTCAAGCAGCGGTCCTGGCAGCATCAGCACCACCCTGCCACTGCCCATCACCCCTGTTGTAGCAGGGAATTACACCTGCACCCTGCAGCTGAAAAACGGCCAGAGCATCCAGGCAGTTCAAGCTGTCACAGCGCCCCCAACAG AGAGTGTCACCCCCTCCTTCCTGCacccttctctctctgctttaTTACTCCTGGTGCCCCTGGTTTCAGCAGCTGTCGGCGTGTTGCTATggagacagaaacacatttctgaTCGCG GTATTGAGCAGTCACTGTCTGTCCAGTCTGGTGAATCGGAGAACATCTATGAGAATCCAGAGGATATCAGACAG GCTCCTCCCCAGGGTTCAGTCTACATG GATTTGAAGCCAAGAGGAGACAATGACATCTATAAGGAACTGGAGCG ATACGAGCAGTGTCAGGGCTGA